One Spiroplasma endosymbiont of Nebria brevicollis DNA window includes the following coding sequences:
- a CDS encoding Dam family site-specific DNA-(adenine-N6)-methyltransferase: MKLLDEHELNHGLNSKEYYYLIRKQDRDINWNEKNIFIKTARLIYLNKACFNGLYRVNKSGHFNVPWNKKEKVKLYEKNNILGLSKILNSNVDILNSDFENVCNYAQKGDFIFFDPPYDLIKKDTFDNYTKDKFGIEGQKRLSNFAHKLKEKGCYVMITNHNTPLINELYKVLLLM; this comes from the coding sequence ATGAAATTATTAGATGAACATGAACTAAATCATGGTTTAAATTCCAAAGAATATTATTATCTTATTAGAAAGCAAGATCGGGATATAAACTGAAATGAAAAAAATATTTTTATTAAAACTGCTAGATTAATTTATTTAAATAAAGCGTGTTTTAATGGTTTGTATCGCGTTAATAAATCCGGACATTTTAATGTTCCCTGAAATAAAAAAGAAAAAGTTAAATTATATGAAAAAAATAATATTTTAGGTTTAAGTAAAATCTTAAATAGCAATGTTGATATTTTAAACAGCGATTTTGAGAACGTTTGTAATTATGCACAAAAAGGAGACTTTATTTTTTTCGATCCACCATATGATTTAATAAAAAAAGATACTTTTGATAATTATACAAAAGATAAATTTGGTATTGAAGGTCAAAAAAGACTATCTAATTTCGCTCATAAGTTAAAAGAAAAAGGCTGTTATGTTATGATAACAAACCATAATACACCATTAATAAATGAGTTATATAAAGTTTTACTATTGATGTAG
- a CDS encoding Mbov_0401 family ICE element transposase-like protein — protein MTLINNEYDYNYFKTYDKNKYKYIQRRQKLIINPFGKSYLPLRIYKNLETNENICPVKNFIKILKYKNCTNRLLNFILKQIHKGKRQCDIKDMLPDCPISNQTISNIIKNSKFTIQPLKEKIKVLDNQKLHIDIDDCYEFLRNDYGIIEKHCIKIFNLYTHKINISKNRNKLLNKTTAFLLYKNDDNMSQDKVYNFVFETINNNYDIKINSLKDLESQNLNLIIAGDGALSIRAMAKLLGGYYILDKFHAFSYLWKSFVGKRGKKKESTDWTKYIDSSASFKNGNYNQFINILENNVDEKTFNYFKNNTQGIINQGADWNIGCYAESTVFHLVKSLKGNGAKAYNSKTFINMLNARVAYLNKQNISF, from the coding sequence ATGACTTTAATTAATAATGAATATGATTATAATTATTTTAAAACTTATGATAAAAATAAATATAAATATATACAAAGAAGACAAAAATTAATTATTAATCCTTTTGGAAAATCTTATCTTCCATTAAGAATATATAAAAATTTAGAAACTAATGAAAATATATGTCCAGTAAAAAATTTTATTAAAATTCTAAAATATAAAAATTGTACTAATCGTTTATTAAATTTTATATTAAAACAAATACATAAAGGTAAAAGACAATGTGATATTAAAGATATGTTACCCGATTGTCCTATTTCAAATCAAACTATTAGTAATATAATAAAAAATAGTAAATTTACTATTCAACCTTTAAAAGAAAAAATTAAAGTATTAGATAATCAAAAACTTCATATTGATATTGATGATTGTTATGAATTTTTAAGAAATGATTATGGAATAATAGAAAAACATTGTATTAAAATTTTTAATCTTTATACTCATAAAATTAATATTAGTAAAAATAGAAATAAATTATTAAATAAAACAACAGCATTTTTATTATATAAAAATGATGATAATATGTCACAAGATAAAGTATATAATTTTGTTTTTGAAACTATTAATAATAATTATGATATTAAAATAAATAGTTTAAAAGATTTAGAATCTCAAAATCTTAATTTAATAATTGCAGGTGATGGTGCATTATCAATAAGAGCAATGGCTAAATTATTAGGTGGTTATTATATATTAGATAAATTTCATGCTTTTAGTTATCTTTGAAAATCATTTGTTGGTAAAAGGGGAAAGAAAAAAGAATCTACTGATTGAACTAAGTATATAGATTCATCTGCTTCTTTTAAAAACGGTAATTATAATCAATTTATTAATATTTTAGAAAATAATGTTGATGAAAAAACATTTAATTATTTTAAAAATAATACTCAAGGTATTATTAATCAAGGAGCAGATTGAAATATTGGTTGTTATGCTGAAAGTACTGTTTTTCATTTAGTAAAGTCATTAAAAGGAAATGGTGCAAAAGCATATAATTCTAAAACATTTATTAATATGTTAAATGCAAGAGTAGCATATCTTAATAAACAAAATATTAGTTTTTAG
- a CDS encoding PD-(D/E)XK nuclease family protein, which yields MQLNEQKNNLIFKKDTHQYFLNKEEKISVSKIIQYYLYEDKNPYENIPFDRLENARLRGETVHKVAELYFKNININNIKDKLLNNIQHLFNKNYLQYCENLLNNLQEFKVNTKYICEQVFTYDIIAGTPDLIYKENNLYTIIDFKTLSNMYKENKEKSILQLTAYYWILKNNGFNLSNTHYIYWIQKDNVEKILVEITDELVYEWEMAIALWKENH from the coding sequence ATGCAATTAAACGAGCAAAAAAATAATTTAATTTTTAAAAAAGATACACATCAATATTTTTTAAATAAAGAAGAAAAAATCTCAGTTTCTAAAATTATTCAATATTATTTATATGAAGATAAAAATCCTTATGAAAATATACCTTTTGATAGATTAGAAAATGCTAGATTAAGAGGAGAAACTGTTCATAAAGTAGCAGAATTATATTTTAAAAATATAAATATTAATAATATAAAAGATAAATTATTAAATAATATTCAACATTTATTTAATAAAAATTATTTACAATATTGTGAAAATTTATTAAATAATTTACAAGAATTTAAAGTAAATACTAAATATATATGTGAACAAGTATTTACTTATGATATTATTGCCGGAACACCAGATTTAATTTATAAAGAAAATAATTTATATACAATAATTGATTTTAAAACATTATCAAATATGTATAAAGAAAATAAAGAAAAATCAATATTACAATTAACTGCTTATTATTGAATATTAAAAAATAATGGTTTTAATTTATCAAATACACATTATATTTATTGAATTCAAAAAGATAATGTAGAAAAAATATTAGTAGAAATAACAGATGAATTAGTATATGAATGAGAAATGGCAATTGCACTTTGAAAGGAAAATCACTAA
- a CDS encoding Panacea domain-containing protein — protein MEINKVKGLCKEIIKFYDKEQKNKNIPKEMQENISNLRLQKILLFLYCYYWKELKKEIININFYAWTYGPVVKPLYNFLKDCGSNGIDIYRFQEFETPKYNKKIFQKILNHLSQFSTMRLVSASHDTEPWLKTPNSSVIDNELIKKWFEQDVPEIK, from the coding sequence ATGGAAATTAATAAAGTAAAAGGATTATGTAAAGAAATCATAAAATTTTATGATAAAGAACAAAAAAATAAGAATATACCAAAAGAAATGCAAGAAAATATTAGTAATTTAAGATTACAAAAAATCTTATTATTTCTTTATTGTTATTATTGAAAAGAACTTAAAAAAGAAATAATAAATATTAATTTTTATGCTTGAACATATGGACCAGTAGTAAAACCATTATATAATTTTTTAAAAGATTGTGGTTCTAATGGGATAGATATTTATAGATTTCAAGAATTTGAAACTCCTAAATATAATAAAAAAATATTTCAAAAAATATTAAATCATTTAAGTCAATTTTCTACAATGAGATTAGTTAGTGCTTCACATGATACAGAACCATGATTAAAAACTCCAAATTCATCTGTTATTGATAATGAATTAATTAAGAAATGATTTGAACAAGATGTCCCTGAAATCAAATAA
- a CDS encoding HAD-IC family P-type ATPase, giving the protein MPTKWVSKIVAAIQNLGAIDVLCTDKTGTLTNDNIEVVNYITLDNQENKDLISLIYLNSYFQTGIKNPMDSSIIKFGQEHNLNDLHKYYQKIDEIPFDFNRRKLTIVLQDKLNNKKLICKGAVEEVIKSCNRIFYQGKIMPLTADLLRMTNATITNLNQKGLRLLGVAYEDQNLTADKYNEENEKDLIFYGFVSFLDIPKPSAVKIIKLLKAHGVDLKILTGDNELVTRAICNRVNLEIKGLISGEQLIGLAEYELKQIVENNNIFVKLNPLQKAKVIEVLKSNDHVVGFMGDGINDALVLRHADVGISVDNATDIAKEASDIILLEKSLLVLENGIVEGRRIFGNILKYIKLR; this is encoded by the coding sequence GTGCCAACAAAATGAGTAAGCAAAATAGTAGCTGCCATTCAAAATTTAGGCGCCATTGATGTTCTATGTACTGATAAAACTGGTACATTAACCAATGATAATATTGAAGTAGTTAATTATATAACATTAGATAATCAAGAAAATAAGGATTTAATATCATTAATTTATTTAAATAGTTATTTTCAAACAGGAATTAAAAATCCAATGGATAGTTCAATTATTAAATTTGGTCAAGAGCATAACTTAAACGATTTACATAAATATTATCAAAAAATTGATGAAATTCCTTTTGATTTTAATCGTCGAAAACTAACAATTGTTCTACAAGATAAACTTAATAATAAAAAATTAATTTGCAAAGGAGCTGTTGAAGAAGTTATCAAAAGCTGCAATCGTATTTTTTACCAAGGTAAAATTATGCCCTTAACAGCAGATTTACTAAGAATGACTAACGCAACAATTACTAACTTAAATCAAAAAGGACTACGATTATTAGGAGTGGCTTATGAGGATCAAAATCTCACTGCTGACAAATATAATGAAGAAAACGAAAAAGATTTAATTTTCTATGGATTTGTAAGTTTCTTAGATATCCCTAAGCCATCAGCAGTTAAAATAATCAAACTCCTAAAAGCACATGGTGTAGATTTAAAAATTTTAACTGGTGATAATGAATTAGTAACACGTGCTATTTGTAATCGTGTTAATTTAGAAATTAAAGGTTTAATTTCAGGTGAACAATTAATAGGATTAGCAGAATATGAATTAAAACAGATTGTTGAAAATAATAATATTTTTGTTAAACTGAACCCATTACAAAAAGCAAAAGTTATCGAAGTATTGAAAAGTAATGACCATGTTGTTGGCTTTATGGGTGATGGTATTAATGATGCTTTAGTACTACGTCATGCTGATGTTGGTATTTCTGTCGATAATGCTACTGATATTGCTAAAGAAGCATCTGATATTATTTTATTGGAAAAATCATTATTAGTATTAGAAAATGGTATTGTTGAAGGTCGTCGTATATTTGGTAATATTTTAAAATACATTAAATTACGATAG
- a CDS encoding cation transporting ATPase C-terminal domain-containing protein, which yields MYDISQFAIVFDRVDDSFLLKPQRWNAKDMLPFAFVNGPISSIFDLTTFAILGIAFGVFANPSEANINMFNSGWFIEGLLTQTLVVQMFRTEKIPFIQSRATWPVNVMAMTICIIGLVLPYTYIGNQINMVGPPPIYIPIALGIVASYCLLSQIVKMGYIKIFKKWL from the coding sequence TTGTATGATATTTCACAATTTGCTATTGTTTTTGATCGTGTTGATGATTCATTTTTATTAAAACCACAGCGTTGAAATGCCAAAGATATGTTGCCATTTGCCTTTGTTAATGGACCAATAAGTAGTATTTTTGATCTTACTACCTTTGCCATTTTAGGAATTGCCTTTGGAGTATTTGCTAATCCTAGTGAAGCTAATATTAATATGTTCAATTCAGGATGATTCATAGAAGGTTTATTAACACAAACATTAGTTGTACAAATGTTTAGAACTGAAAAAATTCCATTTATTCAAAGCCGAGCAACATGACCTGTTAATGTCATGGCCATGACCATTTGTATAATTGGTTTAGTTCTCCCATATACTTATATTGGTAATCAAATTAATATGGTAGGACCACCACCAATTTATATTCCTATTGCCTTAGGAATAGTTGCAAGTTATTGTTTATTAAGTCAAATTGTAAAAATGGGTTATATTAAAATATTTAAAAAATGACTATAA
- a CDS encoding recombinase RecT gives MANLTLPKNIDKSKIQQFTNYYELTKLNDKKLSTLNPQSVINTLVTIFELDLSNNPIKKEIALIPYNNELQVQIQEDGFLTLLQRSNCVIDFQREIITDKHIFNKETQRWELDPSKIFENKIIIGYYGMISIKNYLGKIITFIKGMTKQECEEHRKKYSKANGNSPWTTSFNAMALKTVIKAIIRDINKDPSIKLENQNIIDRAMQIDQAIVLENENIMYVDNPNNDNKEIKLKSIEEPKEEININYEQIQTNIDNLDKVVFSNE, from the coding sequence ATGGCAAATTTAACTTTACCTAAAAATATAGATAAATCAAAAATACAACAATTTACTAACTATTATGAATTAACAAAATTAAATGATAAAAAATTATCAACATTAAATCCACAATCAGTTATTAATACTTTAGTAACTATATTTGAATTAGATTTAAGTAATAATCCAATTAAAAAAGAAATAGCATTAATACCTTATAATAATGAATTACAAGTACAAATACAAGAAGATGGTTTTTTAACTTTATTACAACGTTCAAATTGTGTAATTGATTTTCAAAGAGAAATTATTACTGATAAACATATTTTTAATAAAGAAACTCAACGTTGAGAATTAGACCCTAGTAAAATATTTGAAAATAAAATAATTATTGGTTATTATGGTATGATTTCTATTAAAAATTATTTAGGTAAAATAATTACTTTTATTAAAGGTATGACTAAACAAGAATGTGAAGAACATAGAAAAAAATATAGTAAAGCAAATGGTAATAGTCCATGAACTACTAGTTTTAATGCTATGGCACTTAAAACAGTTATTAAAGCAATTATTAGAGATATTAATAAAGACCCTAGTATTAAATTAGAAAATCAAAATATTATTGATAGAGCAATGCAAATTGATCAAGCAATAGTATTAGAAAATGAAAATATAATGTATGTTGATAATCCAAATAATGATAATAAAGAAATTAAATTAAAATCTATTGAAGAACCAAAAGAAGAAATAAATATTAATTATGAACAAATACAAACTAATATTGATAATTTAGATAAGGTAGTATTTAGTAATGAATAA
- a CDS encoding ATP-binding cassette domain-containing protein, with protein sequence MGKAILKLTNLTKYYDNRAIFKDVNLEIGQEVHAIVGSNAAGKTSLLRMFAGFDSPSKGKIIISSVKKGTPYPRDPSEMSKFKMAYAGQDDFFLNDFNVKQNIVLGNEPLVAKIFPNWKEAEFRINSLMTKYKIKLNLDKKVSTLAIEELKKLSLLRALFKEPKILLLDEPTVGLSDSQKLEFWMIFKTLRSEEITVIFTTRDEEFAKAVSDRVSWIKDYQIINTKVMKLSENTKMFATDYWSNVINYHKPQAVTGVPLLYVDNLAENNPNLSDFHDIELVIAPGEIYGIYDFENLYSEVLIDSLVRINKTKTGRIFFKESEITKLKPQDISNLGIDWVSGRYIHKGVIPDATLFENFTFWNYNKPKYVTKSGVVKTTIVNKKVREIIKEYQIFDENDMYIKVQKLSKGELQKFVLARSIEENPQLLILSNPFCDLDEKSAKLIIKKLIALRETGASILIIDTDPYLLQLLCQRVAVMYHKQFVCKLANNSVKVEIMNNPARWQEFPITNEIVIKTDKMYHLPQTKWSVKKEKLKKFISYINKPMIKLRNWINKKLANIKSRLG encoded by the coding sequence ATGGGAAAAGCAATATTGAAATTAACTAATCTTACTAAGTACTATGATAACCGTGCTATTTTTAAAGATGTTAATTTAGAAATTGGTCAAGAAGTTCATGCCATTGTTGGCAGCAATGCTGCTGGTAAAACATCATTACTTAGAATGTTTGCTGGATTTGATAGCCCCTCCAAAGGGAAAATTATAATTTCAAGTGTTAAAAAAGGAACACCATATCCCCGAGACCCTAGTGAAATGTCAAAGTTTAAAATGGCATATGCTGGCCAAGATGATTTTTTCTTAAATGATTTCAATGTTAAACAAAACATTGTTTTAGGCAATGAACCATTAGTTGCTAAAATATTTCCTAATTGAAAAGAAGCAGAGTTTAGGATTAATAGTTTAATGACCAAATATAAAATTAAACTTAATTTAGATAAAAAAGTATCAACACTTGCCATTGAAGAATTAAAAAAACTATCATTATTACGTGCCCTATTTAAAGAACCAAAAATCTTATTACTAGATGAACCAACTGTTGGCTTATCAGATAGTCAAAAATTAGAATTTTGAATGATTTTTAAAACATTACGCAGTGAAGAAATAACGGTCATATTTACAACTAGAGATGAAGAATTTGCCAAAGCTGTTTCTGATCGTGTTTCTTGGATTAAAGATTATCAAATTATTAATACCAAAGTTATGAAATTGAGTGAAAACACTAAAATGTTTGCAACTGATTATTGAAGCAATGTTATTAACTATCATAAACCACAAGCAGTTACTGGTGTTCCATTATTGTATGTTGATAATTTAGCAGAAAATAATCCTAATCTTTCTGATTTTCATGACATTGAATTGGTAATTGCTCCTGGTGAAATTTATGGAATTTATGATTTCGAAAACCTTTATAGTGAAGTGTTAATTGATAGTTTAGTGCGAATTAACAAAACTAAAACGGGACGTATCTTTTTTAAAGAATCAGAAATAACTAAATTGAAACCACAAGATATTAGTAATTTAGGCATTGATTGAGTATCAGGTCGGTATATTCATAAAGGAGTTATTCCTGATGCAACGTTATTTGAAAATTTTACATTTTGAAATTATAATAAACCCAAATATGTAACTAAATCAGGAGTTGTTAAAACTACCATTGTTAATAAAAAAGTAAGAGAAATTATTAAAGAATATCAAATTTTTGATGAAAATGATATGTATATAAAAGTTCAAAAGTTATCAAAAGGTGAATTACAAAAATTTGTATTAGCTCGTAGTATTGAAGAAAATCCTCAACTATTAATTTTATCCAATCCATTTTGTGACTTAGATGAAAAGTCAGCAAAATTAATTATTAAAAAATTAATAGCATTACGAGAAACAGGTGCTAGTATTTTAATTATTGATACAGATCCTTATTTATTACAATTATTATGTCAGCGTGTGGCTGTTATGTATCATAAACAATTTGTTTGTAAACTAGCAAATAATAGTGTTAAAGTGGAAATTATGAATAATCCAGCACGATGACAAGAATTTCCTATCACTAATGAAATAGTTATTAAAACTGATAAAATGTATCACTTACCACAAACAAAATGGTCAGTAAAAAAGGAAAAATTAAAAAAGTTTATTAGTTATATTAATAAGCCAATGATTAAATTACGTAATTGAATTAATAAGAAATTGGCAAATATTAAGTCAAGGTTAGGTTAG
- a CDS encoding ABC transporter permease subunit produces the protein MDFSYTTVLVNTLLFACPLLLLCTGGILNTRAGIVNLGFDGIMCVGAAFYCIIVSQLKSSMGGSVAILAFFVTIIVGMIFSLLHSLATLIFRANQFLVSMVINYLGYGLAVVLPLSFTGTINYSLSSIYIPLFSWPSFLVTLIVIYLFAALLFLTKLGLYIRGIGENPTAVALNYIHVRRSRMYISLISSSLACFAGAFFVYILPSSFIDTNNFNGIGFLLIPLWMMARSRFVLTTIICLIFSFIYQIGNASQSFSLISNNIPSWLWGMLPYLIALLALMIFRPDTMLPPSWGVPYVKTGRRWQ, from the coding sequence ATGGATTTCTCATATACCACTGTTTTAGTTAATACCCTTCTATTTGCTTGTCCATTATTATTGTTATGTACAGGTGGTATTTTAAATACGCGTGCTGGAATTGTTAATTTAGGATTTGATGGTATCATGTGTGTTGGTGCAGCATTCTATTGTATTATTGTTTCTCAATTAAAGAGTAGTATGGGTGGTTCTGTTGCGATTCTAGCTTTTTTTGTTACTATTATTGTCGGTATGATTTTTAGTTTATTACATAGTTTGGCCACATTGATTTTTCGTGCAAATCAGTTTTTAGTTTCTATGGTTATTAATTATTTAGGATATGGTTTAGCAGTAGTTTTACCATTATCTTTTACAGGAACAATTAATTATTCATTATCAAGTATTTATATTCCTTTATTTTCGTGACCATCATTTTTAGTAACATTGATAGTTATTTATTTATTTGCTGCTTTGTTATTTTTAACAAAACTGGGACTATATATTAGGGGTATTGGTGAAAATCCCACAGCAGTCGCTTTGAACTATATTCATGTTAGAAGGTCACGAATGTATATTTCTTTAATTTCTAGTTCATTAGCATGTTTTGCCGGAGCATTCTTTGTTTATATACTACCTAGTAGTTTTATTGATACTAATAATTTTAATGGAATTGGGTTTTTATTAATTCCGCTATGAATGATGGCACGTAGTAGATTTGTTTTAACAACTATTATTTGTTTAATTTTTTCTTTTATTTATCAAATTGGTAATGCATCACAAAGTTTTAGTTTGATTAGTAATAATATTCCCTCTTGACTATGAGGGATGTTACCGTACTTAATTGCTTTATTGGCACTGATGATATTTCGACCTGATACAATGTTACCACCATCTTGAGGTGTACCATATGTTAAAACTGGACGGAGATGACAATAG
- a CDS encoding cation-transporting P-type ATPase, translating into MKRFLNKIHFKLQFSFKKDLVYNNGDHIKTMTQTNQKTLLNKLELENFGLNNDQIETKTKQYGNNVLKKAKFNWFLEFLKAYFGPFNIILSIITVYNLFSYFTDDDASSYSLVAAIIVGTMIILSGTLIYIQAMRAFFITKHLTTLVNNTVTVIRNVNAGQLINKENSIAIIKQAQEINVSELLPGDLIPTDVKILLSNDLFINQSSLTGESLPVEKHADNNPKYQNLFDLQNICFMGTSVISGSAIAIVLATGANTYFATIAQTINKKRPTTNFSKGIKRVTLMLICFMLVMVPIVFIVNGFLKNDWANAFIFSISVAVGLTPEMLPMIVTSNLARGANKMSKQNSSCHSKFRRHWCSMYW; encoded by the coding sequence ATGAAAAGATTTTTAAATAAAATTCATTTTAAACTACAATTTAGTTTTAAGAAAGATTTAGTATACAATAATGGTGACCATATTAAAACAATGACCCAAACTAATCAAAAAACATTACTAAATAAATTAGAACTAGAAAATTTTGGTCTTAATAATGATCAAATTGAAACAAAAACAAAACAATATGGCAATAATGTTTTAAAAAAAGCAAAATTCAATTGGTTTTTAGAATTTTTAAAAGCATATTTTGGTCCATTCAATATTATTTTATCAATTATTACTGTTTATAATTTATTTTCATACTTTACTGATGATGATGCTTCAAGTTATTCACTTGTTGCTGCTATTATTGTTGGTACAATGATTATATTAAGTGGAACATTAATTTATATTCAAGCAATGCGTGCTTTCTTTATTACTAAACATTTAACAACTTTAGTAAATAACACTGTAACTGTCATTCGTAATGTTAATGCAGGACAATTAATCAATAAAGAAAACTCAATTGCTATTATTAAACAAGCTCAAGAAATAAATGTAAGTGAATTATTACCAGGTGATTTAATTCCAACTGATGTAAAAATTTTATTAAGCAATGATCTATTTATTAACCAATCTTCACTAACAGGAGAGTCACTGCCTGTTGAAAAACATGCTGATAATAATCCTAAGTATCAAAATTTATTTGATTTGCAAAACATTTGTTTTATGGGAACAAGTGTGATTTCAGGAAGTGCCATTGCCATCGTTTTAGCAACAGGTGCTAATACTTATTTTGCCACTATTGCTCAAACAATAAATAAAAAACGACCAACAACTAACTTTTCTAAAGGAATAAAACGTGTTACTTTAATGTTAATTTGTTTTATGCTAGTAATGGTACCCATTGTCTTTATTGTTAATGGATTCTTAAAAAATGATTGAGCAAATGCCTTTATTTTTTCAATTTCGGTTGCTGTTGGTTTAACTCCGGAGATGTTGCCGATGATTGTAACATCAAATTTAGCACGTGGTGCCAACAAAATGAGTAAGCAAAATAGTAGCTGCCATTCAAAATTTAGGCGCCATTGATGTTCTATGTACTGATAA
- a CDS encoding ABC transporter permease has translation MVGGLLFITTIFVVSLILLISKVNPLSFWNTIFIQPLSNLVIFSNLVETFCVLLLAGLAVAITFKYRIYNLGVSGQMMFSAMVAYVLAVAIAKSGGHTQWITPFLILVAIVIGGLSGLLIAALKAYFKVHEVISTILFNFIAWEGYKGIMSSKIYEDLKIPTAITNLRFSLISGTFSVTNLFSVAIIISLLIFIVAVIMFNNRTLGFKLNAIAKNPIAAKQARLNPQFQGLIILPISGAIAGVAGYLYFLGMNNHLPVLSSPIQEGFYGIVVAAMAGYAPLFVLPSTFFVSLFVSPIEHNAFIYLKNPEMALIILGITIYLVGIYPFIWHYLWHSIFIKERWEQFKKKILRHKIPQKKVSKKEKIPVIHLQTADEKLSKNKLTTLKDKIIRKKEKEK, from the coding sequence TTGGTAGGTGGATTATTATTTATTACCACGATTTTTGTAGTTAGTTTAATTTTATTAATATCTAAAGTTAATCCCTTATCATTTTGAAATACCATTTTTATTCAACCGTTAAGCAATTTAGTAATTTTTAGTAATTTAGTGGAAACATTTTGCGTGCTCTTGCTGGCAGGATTAGCTGTTGCTATTACTTTTAAATACCGAATTTATAATTTAGGTGTTTCGGGGCAGATGATGTTCAGTGCTATGGTTGCGTATGTCTTAGCTGTTGCGATTGCTAAAAGTGGTGGTCATACCCAATGAATTACACCTTTCTTAATACTAGTTGCGATTGTGATTGGTGGTTTATCAGGATTACTGATTGCTGCTTTAAAAGCTTATTTTAAAGTTCATGAAGTTATTAGTACCATTTTATTTAATTTCATTGCTTGAGAAGGATATAAAGGGATTATGAGTAGTAAGATATATGAAGATTTAAAAATCCCTACTGCTATTACTAATTTACGGTTTTCATTAATTAGTGGTACGTTTAGTGTTACTAATTTATTTTCGGTTGCCATTATTATTTCCCTATTAATTTTCATTGTGGCGGTTATTATGTTTAATAATCGTACTTTAGGTTTTAAACTTAATGCGATTGCTAAAAATCCGATTGCTGCTAAACAAGCAAGATTAAATCCACAATTCCAAGGATTAATAATTTTACCAATTTCAGGAGCAATTGCTGGTGTTGCTGGTTACTTATATTTTTTAGGAATGAATAATCATCTGCCAGTATTATCAAGTCCGATTCAAGAAGGATTTTATGGTATTGTTGTGGCAGCCATGGCAGGTTATGCGCCATTGTTTGTTTTACCTTCTACTTTTTTTGTTAGTTTATTTGTTAGTCCTATTGAACATAATGCTTTTATTTATTTGAAAAATCCTGAAATGGCATTAATTATTTTAGGAATAACAATCTATTTAGTGGGTATTTATCCATTTATTTGACATTATTTATGGCATTCAATTTTTATTAAAGAACGATGAGAACAATTTAAGAAAAAAATATTACGACATAAAATACCTCAAAAAAAAGTTAGTAAAAAAGAAAAAATACCAGTAATTCACTTACAAACTGCAGATGAAAAACTTTCTAAAAATAAATTAACAACATTAAAAGATAAAATTATACGTAAGAAAGAAAAGGAAAAATAA
- a CDS encoding DNA adenine methylase: MKIRPFLKWVGGKTQLLKEVEKRMPKDFKNYLEPFIGGGALFFNIHNGNNNFIINAYKAIKKIHKN; encoded by the coding sequence ATGAAAATTAGACCTTTTTTAAAGTGAGTTGGAGGAAAAACACAGTTGCTAAAAGAAGTTGAAAAAAGAATGCCAAAAGATTTTAAAAATTATTTAGAACCATTTATAGGTGGTGGGGCATTATTTTTTAATATACATAATGGTAATAATAATTTTATAATTAATGCGTATAAAGCAATAAAAAAAATCCACAAAAATTAA